In Chanodichthys erythropterus isolate Z2021 chromosome 9, ASM2448905v1, whole genome shotgun sequence, a genomic segment contains:
- the LOC137026910 gene encoding N-acetyllactosaminide beta-1,3-N-acetylglucosaminyltransferase 3-like isoform X2 translates to MKMRKRKETIALIITGVVCLFIFINKYDTEDNVTLNSKDTYEMLRHQTDLLKSETPQPLFSQCQQNTSAYNVTGFSTLPGHIQDFLLYRHCRNFPMLLDQPDKCGGPLNSADVFLLLVIKSSPENYDRREVLRKTWAEERLYKGVWIRRVFIIGTTKTGYEKRRLNKLLRLENNENKDILQWDFNDSFFNLTLKQILFLEWMERWCPNARFLLNGDDDIFANTINMVEYLKGQEDNDGSKHLFTGHLIQNVGPIRHSSSKYYIPVQVHESESYPPYCGGGGFLLSGFTARTIYKMSHSITVLPIDDVYMGMCLEKAGLKPTSHFGVRTAGLNVPGGDVDKFHPCYYREIILVHRFLPHMIFVMWNEIQNPHLQCGKAKSAF, encoded by the coding sequence ATGAAGatgagaaagagaaaagagaCAATAGCATTAATCATCACAGGTGTTGTGTGCCTCTTCATTTTCATCAACaaatatgacactgaagacaacGTGACACTGAATAGCAAAGACACATATGAGATGCTCCGTCATCAAACCGATTTGCTCAAATCTGAAACTCCCCAGCCTTTGTTTTCACAATGTCAACAGAATACGTCTGCTTATAATGTGACTGGATTTTCTACTCTGCCAGGTCATATCCAAGATTTCCTGCTTTACAGACACTGTAGGAATTTTCCCATGCTGCTTGACCAGCCTGATAAGTGTGGCGGACCCCTGAACTCTGCAGACGTCTTTCTTCTGCTGGTCATCAAGAGTTCTCCAGAAAACTACGATCGACGAGAAGTCCTGCGGAAAACATGGGCTGAGGAAAGACTGTACAAAGGTGTGTGGATCCGTAGGGTCTTCATAATCGGAACAACAAAAACTGGCTATGAGAAGCGCAGGTTGAATAAGCTGTTGAGGCTGGAGAACAATGAGAACAAGGACATTTTGCAGTGGGACTTCAATGATTCGTTCTTTAACCTCACATTGAAGCAGATCCTTTTCTTAGAGTGGATGGAAAGATGGTGCCCAAATGCTAGATTTCTCCTAAACGGGGACGATGACATCTTTGCCAATACGATTAACATGGTTGAGTATCTTAAAGGTCAAGAGGACAATGATGGAAGCAAACATCTCTTTACCGGGCACCTCATCCAGAACGTAGGGCCTATTAGACACTCCTCAAGTAAATACTATATCCCGGTGCAGGTTCATGAGTCTGAGAGCTATCCTCCGTACTGTGGTGGAGGAGGCTTTCTTCTCTCCGGCTTCACGGCCAGAACAATCTACAAAATGTCTCACTCTATAACTGTGTTGCCCATTGATGATGTTTACATGGGAATGTGTTTAGAAAAGGCTGGCCTCAAACCTACATCCCACTTTGGTGTAAGAACTGCTGGTCTGAATGTCCCAGGTGGGGACGTCGACAAATTCCACCCTTGCTATTACAGAGAAATCATTTTAGTCCACAGATTTCTGCCGCACATGATTTTTGTGATGTGGAACGAAATACAAAACCCACATTTGCAATGTGGAAAGGCAAAGTCTGCATTTTAG
- the LOC137026910 gene encoding N-acetyllactosaminide beta-1,3-N-acetylglucosaminyltransferase 3-like isoform X1 produces the protein MLSEVAKRSGMKMRKRKETIALIITGVVCLFIFINKYDTEDNVTLNSKDTYEMLRHQTDLLKSETPQPLFSQCQQNTSAYNVTGFSTLPGHIQDFLLYRHCRNFPMLLDQPDKCGGPLNSADVFLLLVIKSSPENYDRREVLRKTWAEERLYKGVWIRRVFIIGTTKTGYEKRRLNKLLRLENNENKDILQWDFNDSFFNLTLKQILFLEWMERWCPNARFLLNGDDDIFANTINMVEYLKGQEDNDGSKHLFTGHLIQNVGPIRHSSSKYYIPVQVHESESYPPYCGGGGFLLSGFTARTIYKMSHSITVLPIDDVYMGMCLEKAGLKPTSHFGVRTAGLNVPGGDVDKFHPCYYREIILVHRFLPHMIFVMWNEIQNPHLQCGKAKSAF, from the exons ATGTTATCCGAAGTAGCTAAAAGGTCAG GTATGAAGatgagaaagagaaaagagaCAATAGCATTAATCATCACAGGTGTTGTGTGCCTCTTCATTTTCATCAACaaatatgacactgaagacaacGTGACACTGAATAGCAAAGACACATATGAGATGCTCCGTCATCAAACCGATTTGCTCAAATCTGAAACTCCCCAGCCTTTGTTTTCACAATGTCAACAGAATACGTCTGCTTATAATGTGACTGGATTTTCTACTCTGCCAGGTCATATCCAAGATTTCCTGCTTTACAGACACTGTAGGAATTTTCCCATGCTGCTTGACCAGCCTGATAAGTGTGGCGGACCCCTGAACTCTGCAGACGTCTTTCTTCTGCTGGTCATCAAGAGTTCTCCAGAAAACTACGATCGACGAGAAGTCCTGCGGAAAACATGGGCTGAGGAAAGACTGTACAAAGGTGTGTGGATCCGTAGGGTCTTCATAATCGGAACAACAAAAACTGGCTATGAGAAGCGCAGGTTGAATAAGCTGTTGAGGCTGGAGAACAATGAGAACAAGGACATTTTGCAGTGGGACTTCAATGATTCGTTCTTTAACCTCACATTGAAGCAGATCCTTTTCTTAGAGTGGATGGAAAGATGGTGCCCAAATGCTAGATTTCTCCTAAACGGGGACGATGACATCTTTGCCAATACGATTAACATGGTTGAGTATCTTAAAGGTCAAGAGGACAATGATGGAAGCAAACATCTCTTTACCGGGCACCTCATCCAGAACGTAGGGCCTATTAGACACTCCTCAAGTAAATACTATATCCCGGTGCAGGTTCATGAGTCTGAGAGCTATCCTCCGTACTGTGGTGGAGGAGGCTTTCTTCTCTCCGGCTTCACGGCCAGAACAATCTACAAAATGTCTCACTCTATAACTGTGTTGCCCATTGATGATGTTTACATGGGAATGTGTTTAGAAAAGGCTGGCCTCAAACCTACATCCCACTTTGGTGTAAGAACTGCTGGTCTGAATGTCCCAGGTGGGGACGTCGACAAATTCCACCCTTGCTATTACAGAGAAATCATTTTAGTCCACAGATTTCTGCCGCACATGATTTTTGTGATGTGGAACGAAATACAAAACCCACATTTGCAATGTGGAAAGGCAAAGTCTGCATTTTAG